The following are encoded together in the Hoplias malabaricus isolate fHopMal1 chromosome 3, fHopMal1.hap1, whole genome shotgun sequence genome:
- the LOC136692650 gene encoding twist-related protein 2-like, whose translation MEECFHCPPSPVESLSSSEEDSDQLSAHLERRRRKRLSSSQSWRASPALVKRSRKGSVVSGQPSEDSQKQRVLANVRERQRTQSLNEAFASLRKMIPTLPSDKLSKIQTLKLASRYIDFLYQVLQSDATESRSYACSYAVQERLSYAFSVWRMEGAWAMSSSD comes from the coding sequence GTGGAGAGTTTATCCAGCAGTGAGGAAGACTCTGACCAACTGAGTGCACAtctggagaggaggaggaggaagagactGAGTTCAAGCCAGAGCTGGAGGGCCAGTCCGGCACTTGTTAAACGCAGCAGAAAGGGCAGCGTGGTCAGCGGCCAGCCGTCCGAGGATTCGCAGAAGCAGAGGGTGCTGGCCAATGTCCGGGAGAGGCAGAGGACTCAGTCTCTGAACGAAGCCTTCGCCTCCCTGCGCAAAATGATCCCGACTTTACCCTCAGATAAACTGAGCAAGATCCAGACTCTAAAGCTGGCGTCCAGATACATCGACTTCCTCTACCAGGTGCTGCAGAGCGACGCCACGGAGAGCAGGAGCTACGCCTGCAGCTACGCCGTGCAGGAGAGACTGAGCTACGCCTTCTCTGTCTGGAGGATGGAGGGAGCATGGGCGATGTCTTCTTCTGACTAG